The segment AAATAGTTGTAGGGTTTTTCAGTATCATTCCATGaaattcctcctcctcctcttcttctgaATTGTTCAATGAAATTCCATAGGAAGCAAATATGCAGATTTATCGATCAAGCTTTAAGGTATCCAttgattattgttattattatagcGTAGGTGAGAAGAGAGCATTTAATTAGGAAAGAAGATGTTTTCGGAACGAAAAACTActaattaaagatatttagcGTTGGTTaagaaattattgaattattttttatactaaaaggactaattaattaattatggtaAACTGCTGGGACTAAGTTCTAATCAACTCTTATTCGAAGCTGGCACAGGCCCTGAGTTTGACTCACTTCTTCGCCAATTAATTCGTGCCACCTCATCTATTGCCGGACAAGAggaaaaggaaataaagaaagaaggaatTATTAAAAGCAGGAGGATGAAAGATAAAGTGCCATGAATGAATGGTGTGAGTGTGACAGTCTGgcagaaaaaagcaaaaaagactTATAATAGCTTCAGATTGAACAAGATTGGCTCCATTCGGAGAAGGAATTTCCATGTATTGAATACGTGATATCATTATTTAACTGggctattaaatttaaatataataattttttttttttttgcagtgcTAAAGTCATTTATCtctaataaatacaaacaaaaaacatataaagaatGAAGTTTAGATTTTGATACATTATAAttgaacttgtttttattttttttttagttttttttaatttattatgtttcttttaattattatgcaactgttttattaataaattaattgattattaaaaaaaagagtaaaaaaggAATGAAGCCGGCACGTGACGTCGGCACAGGAAAAcagtattttcttttcttcttgttatcaCTTATCAGTTATTGACCGAAGAAGGGGTTCTGCTGGCTGCTACCAGCACCTTGTAGGGTCCCGCCTAATGGAGTGTATCCATCCAGATGTTAacctttaccaaaaaaaaaaaaaacaaaaacaaaaacttattaTGAGTATATGCTTGCAGTAATTTGTTAGGACATTACGTAtaacagttgttttttttttatttagaaaagatatatgttaaacaaaaatttattatgaatatATTATGTTACTATTTTAGATGACATGTATGACTCactattaaatctaaaatcagctttatatgatatttataaattaatctcGTTGGTATTTTTCTGATAGTATTAAGAATATTATCGtcataattttattgtgttttaaacactctacttttttttttttttctctcgtgTTTTTTTgccatgtcatttttttatagcCACTGGATTAGTTTTTTAGCtgtttttgtttgagaaatattttatcTCATTTGGTGAATGAAAACATAAAGCTTGTGTTTTTAGGTTTTAGTTGTGTTtattaatctagatttaatatgttttcttatcaataaaattgaaaaattaaggggtatgtgttttgtttctttcctaTAAAATAATGCATGAATATAAAACCTTTTGCATCAATCTTTcacttgatatttgttttttccagaGAAGATATCTGAAGATAAATTAAGTGGTAATATGTATAAGAATTTTATCGCTGTACAAAGACCcatgaaaggacaaaaaaataaaaggagaaataataacttgaaataactgaaaatatcatataaagcATGtagtaaaaatattagataTGAAATTAGCGGgaacaaaacaaagaagaaaagaaagctcTGAACAGCGACGGTGGCCAGAATAAATTAAGGAGACCCGGAGGCACTTGATGTTAGGTTATACTTTAGAGCGTGTTTTAATTATGTCTTATTGTGATATATGGTTAGGTTGGTGACATGTCATCCACGTGTATTACATTCAAAAAAGTGAATTCGACATCATCAAACTCtcgttaatttctaaaattgtaAAAGCGGAATGATATCTGACTTTAAACAATGGCCGGCGGCCAAGGAAAAACTTGAAATTCTAGGAAAGGAAAGGGTGTCCGTAGGGAGCTGATGTTGCATTTTTGGCATAACCCAATTAAATAATAGTAAGTTTAACCGAGCCACGCCAACTTCATTGGAACATAAATTACCCCTAATACATTACTCTCCATTTTCAAGACCAAGTTTCTTTCCTTACTTTAATGGCTAAAGTGTTTCCTCACAGTCAGAGACCTGTGTTAGACCCTTTCGTGTctttagaaaaagaaacattCACTATATGGATGAAATCACTTGTGTGCCAAACTAATGGCTGCACCGTCTTTGATTCCAATGGAGACATTGTTTATCGCATCGACAACTATGATAAGAAGTGCAGCAGTAAGGTCTATCTCATGGATCTTCGAGGCAGAGTTCTTGTTACAATTATACGAAGAAAGGTATTACGATCTCGAGTGAACTTGTTATAATTATCGGTTTGATGCAATTTTCTGGTCATTTTAATGGATggggattttcttttttctttttggatcgGTATCCATGCAGAGGTTACAGATTGTAGGGTGCTGGTATGGTTATAGATGGAATCCTGATGCCAACGAGGAGAAGCCATGGTTTCAAGTGAAAACATATCGCAGACTTATCTGTATGGGAAGCTTTGCCTGTCAAGTTACTGTAGGGTTTGACAAGTATTGGGTGGTGAAATTGAGCAGCAAACAGGCATTTAGAATCGTGAACATTGATAGAGAGGTTATTGCAGAGGTAATTAGTATACCGTTTCTTCatattgattttatgttttcctTATTGCAAGCGCAGGTTTATATAAGGTTTAAATTCTTCAGATTGCTGGTTTAATGCAGGTGaagcaaaaacaattatctTCAGGAATCTCACTGGGGGATGATGTGCTAACTTTGGTTGTGGAGCCTCACATAGATCATTCCCTGATAATGGCAATTGTGACTGTCTATGGGTTGATCAATTATAAACTGTAGGATATTACTGTCTTTTGCTTTTGATGCACAGTGAGACAGCAGTGATATTCATAGCCTTCAAAGACCAGAAGCCACTGAATATCTTGGCCATTGTAGAGGCAGCGAGAGGAGAGAAGTCTACTAGGATAGATATGAAAGTGTATAGTCCCGAAATGTCCTCGtcgttgttatttttttattttatttttttatttttgtagaaaatGTTGCTAttatttgagcttaattaattaacctGTTCTCTCTGTTCAATTGTTTGTCTTTTGCCAACAAAAATATCTTTCCAAAAGAGGGCTAATTATAGAGGTGCACACACGCAAATATTCATCAATAGTTAAGATCTTCGAGGCAGATTCAATGTGTGAGGTAAGTTCTTTCGTGAAAGCAACTAAATAATTCTGTGaattgatttaagtttttttttttaaaatgtcataAATATATTCGGTTACAAATAACGTTGACTTGAATACAAAATTTAtacaattgaattttcttttaatcaatAGTTAAGATTTGATTCTACTTTACATTATCtctcttttaaaagaaaatgttattttaagtcatatatttgttaaatatacttctaaattaattcattttaattttttttcaagtaaaaaaacaacaattaaatatcaaaacaccAGTTTTAATGACattccttaattttattttttttaatctttcaacacAATACAGCTTAGCAATATGATCAAACAGTCGCTCTAGCTACTTCTCTGCACAGCCTTCGACTTCCTAATTTTGCGACAAGGTTTGATATTTACAGGCGTAGCTGTGCTACCCAGCTAGCTACATATGGCCAAACTCTACAAAAGAAGCTTGCATAGTACTGGCAACCAcgttttcataaaacaaattgagaCTAACGGGACACTTGCTAGATGCTAACCAAAGTTGAAAAAACTAGATGAAGGCACTTCATTTGATGATCTCCGCGAGGACATCATCAACATTATTATGGAGaaatttttaccaaaaaataaagggaTTACTGCATATATACGCTGGCCAACCTTGATAATTGATGTTTCATTCCAAGAAAGCTGCATGCGTACGCATCTCTCTTTGAATACATGCATTTAGACAATGTCAAGAGCATATATCATGTCCACTGTTGCATGAAATTATTAGTACCTTGCATGTCATGAGAGACTTTGACTTACAATATTTGCATTTAAGttcttctaaatttttattcCCTGCATTGGACACCAAAAACATTGAGAATACATGGTTGCATGTTCTCTTGTAATTATAAGGCATTCATGGCTAGCAATTGCAATTATATAATGATGAAGTCCACAtagaaatatatatgattttctaTCCAATTGCAATTATATAATAATGAAGTCCACatagaaattagatttttcatgGGCAATTTTTTACAAGTTGGGTTTCGAGTTTGTACTTTAGTATTCCTGAAAGAATAAATCCCTGTGAAACAAATGATTCTCCAATGTTTAAGTTGACAGgagaaaaataatgtaaaagaaaaatgagttttgCAATATAAGATAAAGTCTTGCAATGTAAAACAAATGGTGAGTAGGTGACTCAAGATATTTATAGATTTTGATCATATCGGTTTATCTTGAACGTGAAGAATAATATTACAATTGATTAgtgaaaatattaatatttattatatgttaTAGTATTTGACATTGTTATTGATGAAAAGACTAATGAATATTACGATTATCCATCTTAAGTTGTAGTGTCTCACATTAATAATGTGTGTGTGGACAATGTATGCTACcgcattttaatttctaaaaaaaaaattaaaatatatccaaAACAAATTAGAAGTAACTTGTTTGAGCTAAGCTCAAATAATATGGGTGTTGCCACGACCCAAATGCTAACAAAGTTTGTTGTTATTTGAGCCACATTATTAAacgttaataatttttatttaaaaaaattattttgattcgtgtaatatatatatatataaaacagagAAATGTGAGATTCCGCTTCTAAAAGTCAAAATTCTGTTGTTTTATATAGACTATAGTAGTAAcatacaaaattgttttttttgttataagagCTATTTTTCCAAAAGGTTCTGCCCAATAATCAAAATTGTCATACAGAACAGCAAAATAGAAAATGAGCTACCAATACAATATTTCGTAAGAAAAAATCACTAGCCATGATTAAAAGTAGTAGACGCTAATTTCACAACAAAATACATTTTGACGATGATAAAGAGATTTGCTAGCTGTATGAATAATCAAAACCATGGATTGGAATAATCAAAGTGCACATGCATGCATGGCACAAAACCATGGATTAATCAAAATACTTATGGCAAAAAACTATGGACAATAACACGTACAATTTAATTAAAGGTATAACATAAATGCTAGTTGTGtgaataatcaaaattaaaagaaactatatTCGACTGATCTATGCATCGATGGGTTCTGATTAATTAtttgaactatatatatatcatatagaTTAATATACTTTTATTCTCTAGAACAAGAAAGAAGTATTTGAAGATATCTTTCCATGACATCAATTCCCCTAAACAAAACAATATGAGGGTacgtaaaagaaaaaagaaaccttgAACCAATTGGTGAAGGTTTCTCTTTCAACTCCCCTGACAAATATATATcgaggggaaaaaagaaaaaaaaaacattttaaacaaattaataatggCTTCTcttcattttgttgttgtagCTCTTTAAATGCAAGAAGTGAGATGAGAATAGCAATAGTTATTACAAGAGATAAACAGAGAATGCACCATCCATGAcagaagaaattaattaagctGCAAACAGTAACTCTACAAGCTATATATAAATGCACCCTATTCTCCCCCGCAGGCACCCTCCATGCATGTGCTACAATGTAGCATTTGCCCATGTCCTAAACGTTATCAGTGCGGATCAAATGTATGTGAAGAACTAGTCAATAACATCCCTCCTCGGTCTTGTTATAATTTAGGTTTCCCTCTCTATAAATATTTCTGGCATCATGGAACATGCGTTCTCAAAAAATGTATACTGTGTTCTGCCCTTGGATTTAAGGTATGGTATTGTTATCATTTGTTGATTTCtattcttttatattgttgCGCATACATACATATGTAACATGAAgcacttaaatatttttctggTCTCCGgtctgaaaaaatattttcaacgaCCAAATCAAACCAACTACAAGCAAAGCATGTGCGTTTCTTTACATTTCATActttctttaaacaccattCGGTTTTTAATGAAAACTAGCGCTTTGTCATCAGAACAATTTTAAATGTTGTGCGTCAGATTCCATGAAAAAGACAGCAGCTCCGGCGCTTTCTTTTCTATTACCTGATCCAGAAAACCAAGTGTTTTTGCTTGTTGGATAAACTACATGAACATTAAACCATGTGGCCGAATCTCTTATATATAGGGTAATCAAGGTATCTTTGAATGAGAACATAGAATCAAGAAACACGAAAGCTTGGTGATAGGAATCACCTCCAAAAACACTTGAATGGCTATGAGATCTAATTCATTTGACAAAACCCTTTTTGAGAACTTGCCAACTTCTAGAGAGAAGATGGCATGTTATAAAGTTGGTAGTCCTCGAAAGGATGCTCTCTAGTAGTCTGAGTTTGGAATCCAAATTTGTTTCTCCCTGATCTTGAAGTCTCTTGGGAAGAGAGCTTTATATCATTTTCAAGATTGACTCGAATGAGCCGTGATCTGATATTATTCGACCACCAATTAAAAAACCATCGAGTTAATTAATCACCAAAGTATAGCTGTCTTCTTCCTTTGTACAAATAGACAATAAATGGACTTGTTGAAACTAGTCTAGGAAAGAGCTACCTACTCTATCCATCTATATTTGTACTGGTACACAGAGATTAGCAAttggatttgattaattaaaccatGAAACAGtcatggtttaagaaaaaaataaaggatggcTTTGGCTTAGGTTGAAGCAGCAAGTTGCTGTTTCTCATGTCATTCAGAATCATCCAGAtagtgaaaagaaaataaccCCATTTCAAATCCATGGAAGTTTGCCACAAACCAGTTCTGCCAAGTGAAGAAGACAAGGAATGAACTGTCGTCATAGATGAGAACCTTCGTGATATAATACGCAAACACATCGAAGAGTAAAGACCTATGCATACCATATATAAACGTgtgagattgaaataaattacaTATAACCATAAGCGTGTCCTTATCTTCTCTTTTAATGGCTTCactatatatacacacattaCAACACGCATAAATGTTATCAAGTCTCATTCTCACATCAAACATCTTCAAAAATCCAAGCTAACTCTTCATCCACCAGCTAACCAAGCTTGATTCAAATGGCCAAGGTTCATGCTTTACCACAAGTTGATTCTTCTTCTTGCTCTACCTCTACTACTTCTTATATCTCTTCAAAGCCAGAAACGTTCACTATATGGATGAAATCACTTGTGATGCAAACAAATGGGTGCACTGTTTATAATGAAAATGGTGAGGTTGTTTATCGAGTAGATAATTATGACAAGAAGGGAAGCAATAAAGTTTATCTCATGGATCTCAAGGGCAATGTTCTCTTCACTATACTTAGAAGGGTATGTTCATGATTTCGAATTGTGATCAGTCTGATCATTTGAAAGACTGCCCTATTGTCACaagatttaatgtttttatctttaatttatgcaGAAACTATTCTTCTTCAGACAGTGGAGGGGTTATAAAAGTGATGGCTTAAAGTTAAGAAATCAAGAGCCTTATTTCCAAGCTAAAAGTACAGAAATATTCCAAGGCAATTTATCTTGTCGAATTACTGTTCGATCCAGCGAAGCTCCTGATCAGAGATGCCACTACAAGTTAGAATCCTTGGCTGGAAAATTAGCATTCAAGATTACAAACAGCAATGGTGAAATTGTTGCAGAGGTATCCTTCTGATTCTTCCAGAAATATAATTGATGATTTGGGATCCGGTTAAATATTATATAGTTCGGTCTCTTTATACCTTATGTCATGAGAAATATTAACATTTAGTTTATGTGTTTGGTGCTTGGGCAGGCCAAGAGAAAGCAATCATCCTCGGGAGTATTATTAGGAGATGATGTACTGACCTTGGTGGTGGAGCCTCATGTTGACCACTCTTTTATCATCGGACTTGTTACTGTGTACGGTTTGATGCATCATAAACTGTGAATACTCTTCAAAATAATCACAAGATGTATATAGATCAggagatttttatataaatcgaTTTCAGTTAAGacgatttttgttttataattttttaccaatTCAATCCATGAGAACTTTAGCTAATGTAATGGGGGGTTTCTTTCTGCGCCCctcccttctttctttttcttttttatttttattttttgtttccgGTGCCATATTTCATCagatttttcatcaattaatgCAAAGTCCTTTTGTAAAGTAAGACAAATTAGACCCATGAATTATCTAACTATTTGTCACTTAATATTCCATGTTAAGTGTTTAGAATTGCATTCCAATAGTATcttatgaaaatttgaaaaacaagttttgcttaaaattatttttttatatttttatattgttttgatacgctgatataaaatataatttataaaaaatatatattattttaatgtatttttgagcgaaaaatattttaaaaagtaatgctATCATACTCTCAAATACCCTTTAAATCTAGTATGCATAATCTAGGTTCATAATTAGATGGAAAAGATAAAAGGAAATATGGTTGCTTTTAGATAATTCATATTTTTGGTAATATTGGAGTTAGCTAATTtagtatttgtaaaaaaaaaaaaaaaaagggtaattgATTGTTCAACTCAAGACCCTCATTGTTGACTATGTTTTGCACAAAATGTCTATACTGGATATTGATTAAGAGATTATTTTTATCCGTGATAATAAAACAATGTCtatccaataaaatattttttattttactttttaaaaatagtaagaaataagcattttatatttatatttaatcaattaatttaatttaattaaaaaaaataaaagaaaacaactttAAAAAAGAACAGCAAATAAAAAGACCTGATATAACTTGAGTTATTTTCAAAACCAGTGAAAATCCTATCAAaagtaataaaaacaattaatgaagccaaatttttaattaaataaatattaaaagataaaattgaaaaaacttgaaCTTTAAACACGTCGTTTATTCATCCCTAAAATCCAGTCACTATGGTGGCCAGAAAAACTGAGCCCTTTGTTTTCTTACTCAAAACTCATTCTCAACTCATTATGTTGTCCAAAACACCTAGGAATACCCTATAGACCTTGTTAAACTAATTCGTAACCACAAAAACGTAAAAAACCATCCTAAAACCTAAAATCCACCACACAAAAAACTTTCCAAGTTTATATCtgattttttaggtgttttcaagttaaaaaaaaaaacacctagtCTTAATTCTTCTAATCATATGGAACTACTtgacacaaaaaaacaattattttagtgGCTTAAATCCTCACTaacaaatattttctctctctaagctGTAATCTAAcatcctcctttcttttctccaacccaaaaaacactgaaaataagtaaaatgaatttctgtatcaaaattaaattttataaaatttaagggacatgtcaattaatagataaaaaaataggggACTCAAATGAATTTTGACATAAATTTTCAATATGCCACCTATAGTATCTGCTTTTTTTCACTTAATTCGGACCCCTTTCTTTCAATCAACCCttccttacaaaaaaaaatatacatgcaatTAGGCTTTAATTTGGTATAGAAAGAgcttaattgtaaaaaaaaacgagGTTAAagtatcaaattgaattttttaaaaagattacaCTATTGTAATTCAcgataaaatatgaaatatgaGAGGTTAAacagtgtttatatatataatcttcatATTGTTGAAGGTATATTTACAGATTTGTCTTTGACATAAAGGGGATATAATTGGATATTTGGCTGAAACTTTGTCATACCTGTGGCCTTTTGGGCCAGAATCCAGCACCATCATTAAAAATATGCCCAAAACATAATCCAGTAATTTTAGGGCCAGATACCTAACTAGGAACTAACATTCTCGTTAATCACTTCAAAACAAGCATTCCTGACTTAAtcgaaaatatttttccttttccttttccttttccctttccaATTCTAATTTTCTACttcattttcagtttttattgtccaataaaaaattgttcattCCTTACCGTCTCACCATGTTTTTCTAAGTTACAAAATTAGAGATAAtcatatgaatttaaaataaatacagttTGAATCTGAAAGTTCAAGCAACAAaacatttattgaaaaaaaaaaaaagagttatgcAAGGAATGGTAGTGAAAAGAGAAACACAACCCTTCATTCAATGAAAAGAGTTGGAGAGCATGAAAAAAATGTTCTCCGAGCTAAAGAACAAAACCAGAGAATTAGAAAACACGCTTTCccaattttctaattaaaaatttttgaaCATGAACAAGAAActctctgttttttgtttttattttttcctgaaaaattggAGTATATCTGCAATACCGAGCTTCCCAGAACATGCGCTTcgggaaaaaatatgaaaaagaaagaccATTCAAGCCCAATGCGTTTTGTAAGCAGCGgagaaaacaaaaccaatttaaaa is part of the Populus nigra chromosome 8, ddPopNigr1.1, whole genome shotgun sequence genome and harbors:
- the LOC133700397 gene encoding protein LURP-one-related 4 isoform X1, producing the protein MAKVFPHSQRPVLDPFVSLEKETFTIWMKSLVCQTNGCTVFDSNGDIVYRIDNYDKKCSSKVYLMDLRGRVLVTIIRRKRLQIVGCWYGYRWNPDANEEKPWFQVKTYRRLICMGSFACQVTVGFDKYWVVKLSSKQAFRIVNIDREVIAEIAGLMQVKQKQLSSGISLGDDVLTLVVEPHIDHSLIMAIVTVYGLINYKL
- the LOC133700397 gene encoding protein LURP-one-related 4 isoform X2, encoding MAKVFPHSQRPVLDPFVSLEKETFTIWMKSLVCQTNGCTVFDSNGDIVYRIDNYDKKCSSKVYLMDLRGRVLVTIIRRKRLQIVGCWYGYRWNPDANEEKPWFQVKTYRRLICMGSFACQVTVGFDKYWVVKLSSKQAFRIVNIDREVIAEVKQKQLSSGISLGDDVLTLVVEPHIDHSLIMAIVTVYGLINYKL
- the LOC133700817 gene encoding protein LURP-one-related 11-like; protein product: MAKVHALPQVDSSSCSTSTTSYISSKPETFTIWMKSLVMQTNGCTVYNENGEVVYRVDNYDKKGSNKVYLMDLKGNVLFTILRRKLFFFRQWRGYKSDGLKLRNQEPYFQAKSTEIFQGNLSCRITVRSSEAPDQRCHYKLESLAGKLAFKITNSNGEIVAEAKRKQSSSGVLLGDDVLTLVVEPHVDHSFIIGLVTVYGLMHHKL